From a single Cyclobacterium marinum DSM 745 genomic region:
- a CDS encoding sce7726 family protein, with protein sequence MSPTKTFSPNQLRDYSSLFSRSAVKEWMNGNLSSIDFKIKRYDENWYSSTKRTYIDYLKFVYSVLENQYQNEYILKNSFLNDWLIKELGESNSELYSEFRIGSAIADLVMFNGTSRAFEIKTELDSDKRLNSQLDQYRKVFNEIFLIVPASKIEEYVTYDNSIGIICFDILSPKRFQIIRPATRSTDIDAKALMHIFHTSEYKEIVTHHYGQLPEVTSFNQFEICKDLIAKIPQNELNHLFINKMKSRAGNYGLSVRYYKEFNQLSLALRLNMKNRKQLFSILKAPLNV encoded by the coding sequence ATGAGTCCGACTAAAACTTTCAGTCCAAATCAATTGCGAGATTATTCCTCCTTGTTCTCCAGGAGCGCTGTAAAAGAATGGATGAATGGTAACTTATCATCCATTGATTTCAAGATTAAGAGGTATGATGAAAACTGGTATTCAAGTACCAAAAGAACTTACATTGATTACCTTAAGTTTGTTTATTCTGTTTTAGAGAATCAATATCAAAATGAATATATCCTTAAGAACTCCTTTCTGAACGACTGGCTGATTAAGGAGTTGGGAGAAAGTAACTCTGAGCTCTATAGTGAATTTAGGATAGGTAGTGCAATTGCAGACTTGGTAATGTTTAATGGCACTTCCAGAGCTTTTGAAATAAAAACTGAGCTTGATTCTGATAAACGTCTGAATTCACAATTGGATCAATATCGAAAAGTATTCAATGAGATTTTTTTGATTGTCCCAGCTTCGAAGATTGAAGAGTATGTAACTTACGATAATAGTATAGGGATCATTTGCTTTGATATTTTAAGTCCCAAAAGATTTCAAATAATTAGACCAGCAACCAGAAGCACCGATATTGATGCCAAAGCACTTATGCATATTTTTCACACCAGTGAATACAAAGAAATTGTGACTCATCACTATGGTCAGTTACCAGAGGTCACCAGTTTTAACCAGTTTGAGATATGTAAAGATTTAATAGCGAAAATTCCTCAGAATGAACTCAATCACCTTTTCATAAATAAAATGAAGAGTCGTGCAGGTAATTATGGCCTATCAGTACGTTATTACAAGGAGTTCAATCAGCTTAGTTTAGCGTTACGCTTGAATATGAAAAATAGAAAACAGTTATTTTCTATTTTAAAAGCTCCTCTTAATGTTTAA
- a CDS encoding sce7725 family protein, with product MYYPLLRARQFELITIRELVAENAIQGVVTPIFEPVKETHNNLDIAFDIFWKGNQSAYLILNPGIGEMAGDGTHYLDYLLSKELGTYLPAFRYRSNGEYIRQTIENSNLENCLIICQNDVNADSIDFTQLAELTQVTAFNVEDPGRNRRLSRYINTLQKTFIRLDDPFEKQMRNSDFLTIPEHLFSEEHLYFDTEDNFNGFSDYTVLPSEFIEGGSTPRAVVIHLTYLNDQDEIWIRHFTSNTNDSIANVQGKFAEAAAKAVNYCRANGLSNSALEELFDHFDEQHYPGLGTVKKISMKNHILVVAGYLRNR from the coding sequence ATGTACTACCCATTACTTAGAGCCCGTCAATTTGAACTAATTACAATTCGCGAATTGGTAGCTGAGAATGCTATACAAGGTGTAGTCACCCCAATTTTTGAACCGGTAAAGGAAACGCACAATAACCTTGATATAGCATTTGACATATTTTGGAAAGGAAACCAATCTGCCTATTTGATCTTGAATCCTGGCATTGGAGAAATGGCAGGTGATGGAACGCACTATTTGGATTACTTACTTTCTAAGGAATTGGGAACCTACTTACCAGCCTTTAGGTATAGAAGTAATGGAGAATACATTCGACAAACAATTGAAAATAGCAATCTAGAAAATTGCCTGATTATTTGTCAAAATGATGTAAATGCAGACAGTATAGATTTCACTCAATTAGCAGAATTAACACAAGTGACTGCTTTTAACGTTGAAGATCCAGGAAGAAACAGAAGATTAAGCCGATACATTAATACCTTACAGAAAACTTTCATTAGACTAGATGATCCTTTTGAAAAACAAATGAGAAATAGTGACTTTCTAACCATTCCAGAGCATCTGTTCTCAGAAGAACATCTATATTTTGATACAGAAGATAATTTCAATGGGTTTTCTGACTATACTGTTCTACCTAGTGAATTTATTGAGGGTGGAAGCACACCAAGAGCAGTAGTAATTCACCTTACTTACCTAAACGATCAAGATGAAATTTGGATTAGACACTTCACTTCAAATACAAATGATTCTATTGCCAACGTTCAAGGAAAATTTGCGGAAGCAGCTGCAAAAGCTGTTAATTATTGTCGTGCTAACGGACTTTCAAATTCAGCTCTTGAAGAACTCTTTGACCATTTTGATGAACAGCATTACCCAGGACTCGGCACGGTCAAGAAGATTTCAATGAAAAACCACATTCTGGTTGTTGCAGGATATTTAAGAAACAGATAA
- a CDS encoding RES family NAD+ phosphorylase, whose product MLVCKNCFSDKELRAFIESLGKSDDCYVCGSKNIAVIELTELLDFFQEFLENFRRSETGVPLRSKIQESWSFFSSLDSASKILNVAIGKINTEIENSNDLVDYKGEIISNYSYWYELKEILKTERRFIPDIDKIEELRWDGFFNTQYELTPDVKLYRARVHHQSGKRAYNSSEMMCPSPDLAKGGRANPIGIPFLYLSDNPATVLYEVRASYLDELSIGEFHLLSEKNAIRIVDFTEDTPLFQPDQKIETTIKSRLLRDTISRDLSKPMRRYDTEVDYIPTQFICEFIKVYTGASGIRFSSSLHPEGNNVVIFDQDLMECTKVTLKKVSLVNLGSTELK is encoded by the coding sequence ATGCTCGTCTGTAAAAACTGTTTCTCAGATAAGGAGTTAAGAGCCTTTATCGAATCTTTAGGTAAATCTGATGATTGTTATGTTTGTGGTTCAAAGAATATTGCTGTTATAGAACTTACAGAGCTTCTTGATTTCTTTCAAGAATTCCTTGAAAATTTCCGTAGAAGTGAAACTGGAGTTCCATTGAGATCAAAAATACAAGAAAGCTGGAGTTTCTTTTCATCTCTCGATTCGGCTTCAAAAATTCTTAATGTTGCGATTGGGAAAATTAACACTGAAATTGAAAACTCAAATGATCTTGTTGATTATAAAGGAGAGATAATTTCAAATTATTCTTATTGGTATGAGCTCAAAGAGATATTAAAAACTGAAAGAAGGTTCATTCCTGACATTGATAAAATCGAGGAATTGAGGTGGGATGGATTTTTTAATACGCAATATGAGTTGACTCCAGATGTGAAGCTTTATCGTGCACGTGTTCATCACCAAAGTGGAAAAAGGGCCTACAATTCCTCAGAAATGATGTGTCCATCGCCTGATTTGGCTAAAGGGGGAAGAGCAAATCCCATAGGAATACCTTTCTTATATTTGAGTGATAATCCAGCGACTGTACTTTATGAAGTCAGGGCTTCTTACTTAGATGAGTTAAGCATAGGAGAATTCCACCTTTTAAGTGAGAAAAATGCCATACGGATTGTAGACTTCACAGAGGATACCCCACTTTTTCAGCCAGATCAAAAAATTGAGACGACAATTAAATCAAGGTTATTGAGAGATACAATTAGTAGAGATCTCTCGAAACCTATGAGAAGGTATGACACAGAAGTCGACTATATTCCTACTCAGTTTATATGCGAATTCATAAAGGTTTATACAGGTGCAAGTGGAATTAGATTTAGTAGCTCATTACACCCAGAAGGAAACAACGTTGTGATTTTTGATCAAGACTTAATGGAATGCACTAAGGTGACATTAAAAAAAGTAAGTCTAGTGAATCTTGGATCAACTGAGCTTAAATAA
- a CDS encoding toxin-antitoxin system YwqK family antitoxin has protein sequence MVLRALILLVFSFSIVNLVQAQVKYNKVVFKPSPYVEYHANGNIYKKGFVNANKQFVDTLAIFFPSEKISMTAVYDNGVPNGLCIQYNEDGSISREGLYVQGKKEGLWVYNNYATSKDGLPYRFSVNYKNGQLHGETILFEGTHKIRSIHAFLGNPAPNTIWEMYYDNSDNLWAVGFISSDNQFTLRGLYTEEGEFVDKVGVSKEKTETFLEAMRTFYKSIPKQEIQPTTKVTYETKTVTHKSVPFSTYHANGEIHEKGYRNAKEQLVGKLQTYYTSGTLKSEMHYFNGVLQGDCTHYNEEGTIKMQGKYAKGKKESLWIYPDYIKNNEARFSYEVHYKNGLLHGETLFIKGDEKLILMTASEGVLLGKWESYYPNGFPSSSGLVSAAGDVLTHKVFDKEGNRMVTMFSPPTPENLSKSIKDVFTTIPK, from the coding sequence ATGGTTTTACGTGCGCTTATCCTTCTTGTTTTTTCCTTTTCCATAGTTAATCTTGTCCAGGCGCAAGTAAAATACAATAAGGTAGTGTTTAAACCCAGCCCTTATGTAGAATACCATGCCAATGGCAATATTTACAAAAAGGGTTTTGTGAATGCTAACAAGCAATTCGTTGATACGCTAGCCATTTTCTTTCCCTCTGAAAAAATATCCATGACTGCCGTTTACGACAATGGTGTACCGAATGGGTTATGCATTCAATACAATGAAGATGGCTCAATAAGCAGGGAAGGGCTATATGTGCAAGGCAAAAAAGAAGGGCTTTGGGTCTATAATAACTACGCTACCTCTAAAGATGGGCTTCCATATCGCTTCTCTGTGAACTATAAAAACGGCCAACTTCATGGAGAGACCATCCTTTTTGAAGGAACGCATAAAATCCGCTCCATACATGCTTTTTTAGGCAATCCCGCACCTAATACAATATGGGAAATGTATTACGACAATAGCGATAATTTATGGGCTGTGGGCTTTATTTCCAGTGACAATCAATTCACCTTGCGAGGCTTGTATACGGAAGAGGGGGAGTTTGTAGACAAGGTTGGGGTCAGTAAGGAAAAAACCGAAACTTTTCTAGAAGCCATGAGAACGTTTTATAAGTCCATCCCTAAACAAGAAATACAGCCGACGACCAAGGTCACCTATGAGACAAAGACAGTCACACATAAATCCGTCCCCTTTAGCACTTACCATGCCAATGGGGAAATTCATGAGAAAGGCTATCGCAATGCCAAAGAACAGCTTGTTGGAAAGCTACAAACCTACTATACTTCCGGTACTTTAAAATCCGAAATGCACTATTTCAATGGAGTGCTTCAAGGGGATTGTACGCATTATAATGAGGAGGGTACCATTAAAATGCAAGGCAAATATGCCAAAGGTAAAAAAGAGAGTTTATGGATTTATCCTGACTACATCAAGAATAATGAGGCTAGATTTAGTTATGAGGTGCATTACAAAAACGGTCTGTTACATGGAGAAACCCTATTCATCAAAGGAGATGAAAAATTGATATTGATGACAGCTTCCGAGGGAGTACTGCTTGGGAAATGGGAAAGCTATTACCCAAATGGCTTCCCATCAAGCTCCGGTTTGGTGAGTGCTGCCGGTGATGTCCTCACCCATAAAGTATTTGACAAAGAGGGAAATAGGATGGTTACGATGTTTTCACCGCCTACACCCGAAAATTTAAGCAAGTCCATCAAGGATGTTTTTACCACCATTCCTAAATAG
- a CDS encoding vWA domain-containing protein, giving the protein MKKITFLFLTLFIVFNSQGQSLENQPPIIFIYDASGSMWGQMQGKTKMEIAANALSSTIGNLTEHQKLGFVAYGHRKEGDCEDVEFMVDAETGTKKEVIAAVKGIKPLGKTPLAYSATLVIDQLRAAKQKATIILITDGIESCDGNICEIVQAAKDEGIDFKLHIIGFGLKEEDTQQLRCAAGAGEGSYFSAANAENLGEILNVATASTVDKPANNFSVYALKNGKPLDVFVKAYDIVAKREPIMLRTYQDTGYFYLPPSKYNFEVVPLEGSDVDMITVNNVESHEHTIGHQTISFDGGKLDVFTSNNGEGWDSMVKIIDNNGKVVATTRTYGAKKEVEVNPGVYKVAIQALKMEGLQTNTELDSVVIAAAKTLPLVYDFKTGAFEIYTQVGGENIDTVVSIKEEKSGKSVAGARTYNKGAKFLLNPGNYVVTIRPLGAHKEKAAQTIEVEVKAGETHTKTLNF; this is encoded by the coding sequence ATGAAAAAGATAACCTTCCTTTTCCTGACCCTATTTATTGTTTTCAACTCCCAAGGACAAAGTCTGGAAAATCAGCCTCCAATTATTTTTATATACGATGCAAGTGGCTCCATGTGGGGACAGATGCAAGGAAAAACCAAAATGGAAATTGCCGCCAATGCCTTGAGTAGTACCATAGGGAATCTTACTGAGCATCAAAAATTAGGCTTTGTTGCCTATGGGCACCGTAAGGAAGGGGATTGCGAGGATGTGGAATTTATGGTGGATGCCGAGACAGGGACAAAAAAGGAAGTAATAGCAGCCGTCAAAGGGATTAAACCTCTTGGCAAAACACCATTGGCTTATTCAGCAACATTGGTCATTGACCAATTAAGAGCGGCCAAGCAGAAAGCCACCATTATCCTAATTACAGATGGCATAGAATCCTGTGATGGAAATATTTGTGAGATCGTCCAAGCCGCCAAAGACGAGGGCATTGATTTTAAATTGCATATCATTGGCTTTGGCTTAAAGGAAGAAGATACCCAGCAATTGAGGTGTGCAGCAGGAGCAGGGGAAGGGAGCTATTTTAGTGCGGCGAACGCAGAGAATCTAGGAGAAATCCTCAATGTAGCCACTGCTTCTACTGTGGATAAGCCTGCCAATAATTTCTCTGTTTATGCGCTAAAAAATGGCAAGCCATTGGACGTCTTTGTAAAGGCTTATGATATTGTAGCCAAAAGGGAACCCATTATGCTTAGAACTTATCAGGATACCGGGTATTTCTACTTGCCTCCAAGTAAATACAACTTTGAAGTGGTTCCGTTGGAGGGAAGTGATGTAGATATGATTACAGTTAACAATGTAGAAAGTCATGAGCATACCATCGGCCACCAAACGATCTCCTTTGATGGCGGTAAATTGGATGTATTTACTTCAAATAATGGGGAGGGCTGGGACAGTATGGTCAAGATAATTGATAACAATGGAAAGGTAGTGGCCACCACCAGAACCTATGGGGCTAAAAAGGAAGTTGAAGTCAATCCCGGTGTATATAAAGTAGCCATTCAGGCCTTGAAAATGGAAGGGCTTCAAACGAATACCGAGCTGGATAGCGTCGTCATTGCTGCTGCAAAAACTTTGCCCTTGGTTTATGATTTTAAAACGGGAGCGTTTGAAATTTATACTCAGGTTGGAGGAGAGAACATAGATACGGTAGTTTCCATAAAAGAAGAAAAGTCCGGCAAAAGTGTTGCTGGAGCCCGAACTTATAATAAGGGAGCCAAATTTCTATTAAACCCGGGCAATTATGTGGTAACCATCCGACCATTGGGAGCCCATAAAGAAAAAGCCGCACAAACAATAGAAGTGGAAGTCAAAGCAGGAGAAACCCATACCAAAACATTAAATTTCTAA
- a CDS encoding transposase, which translates to MKDTAQLQIFKDFDGYSPKYHFFKNSLFGQIKDSIPWDELAGCLPAENTGPGAPRWFDAKGMFGMMFLKAYLNVSDRQLIERFNTDYSLQLFCGKLLAEDKQIRDYTLMTGIRAYIEDHCEWEQVQSVLLNHWKKDVNNSHVLLMDATCYESYIRFPTDVKLLWECCEWVFEKQLFRLCKILKTKRPRSKYREQKIKQLVYFRKRRNTHKETLRRRKSLVYLLEKGIEQLQQIMDMFRGECMRPEDFACLRTIKKILVQQTFLLTHKPSELKDRIVSLHKPYVRPIVRGKENKPVEFGMKVHMLQVDGLSFIDKMSFRNFNECKRLKISVVKHKTVFKGTTQLGADRIYATNENRRYCTGNSIFTCFPKKGPKNHSKS; encoded by the coding sequence ATGAAAGATACAGCGCAACTACAGATTTTCAAAGACTTCGACGGATATTCTCCAAAATATCATTTTTTTAAGAATTCGTTGTTTGGCCAGATAAAAGATTCCATCCCCTGGGATGAGCTCGCAGGATGTCTTCCGGCAGAGAATACAGGTCCGGGCGCTCCCAGGTGGTTTGATGCCAAGGGAATGTTTGGCATGATGTTCCTCAAAGCCTACCTCAATGTCAGCGACAGACAGCTCATCGAAAGGTTCAATACAGATTACAGTTTGCAGCTGTTCTGCGGCAAACTTCTGGCCGAGGACAAACAGATCAGGGATTATACCCTTATGACAGGGATAAGGGCCTATATTGAAGATCACTGTGAATGGGAACAGGTTCAGTCAGTACTGCTCAACCACTGGAAAAAGGATGTGAACAATTCCCATGTACTTCTCATGGATGCCACCTGCTACGAGAGCTATATCCGCTTTCCTACCGATGTGAAACTTTTGTGGGAGTGCTGTGAATGGGTGTTTGAAAAGCAACTTTTCAGGTTGTGCAAGATCCTGAAGACCAAAAGGCCGCGTTCTAAATACCGGGAACAGAAGATTAAGCAGCTTGTCTATTTCAGGAAAAGGAGGAATACCCATAAAGAGACGCTTCGCAGAAGGAAATCGCTGGTCTACCTGTTGGAAAAAGGAATCGAGCAACTTCAGCAAATAATGGATATGTTCAGGGGAGAATGTATGAGGCCGGAAGATTTTGCCTGTTTGAGAACCATCAAGAAAATTCTGGTACAGCAGACATTTTTGTTGACCCACAAACCATCTGAGCTCAAAGACAGGATCGTTTCCCTTCACAAACCCTATGTCAGGCCAATAGTAAGGGGAAAAGAAAACAAACCCGTGGAGTTCGGAATGAAGGTACACATGCTGCAGGTCGACGGGCTCTCTTTTATAGATAAGATGAGTTTCAGAAACTTCAATGAATGTAAAAGGCTGAAAATCTCCGTGGTGAAACACAAAACAGTTTTCAAGGGAACAACACAGCTTGGCGCAGACCGAATATATGCCACCAACGAAAACAGAAGATACTGTACCGGAAACAGCATATTCACCTGCTTCCCCAAAAAGGGTCCTAAAAACCACTCCAAAAGCTGA
- a CDS encoding PVC-type heme-binding CxxCH protein — translation MSDFNRLNHFTKKSLNTMLLELKIFTNFLISVANKASHISRLLVGIASFLIVLSVNGTIANAQNALRDIPSTDPQVQMDRFQVADGFEVNLFASDPMVVKPIQMNWDAQGRLWVVSSTIYPHLRPGETANDKILVIEDTDRDGIADKSTVFAEGLFTPTGLLPGDGGVYVANSTEILHLKDTDGDGKADERTKILSGFGTGDTHHLIHTFRWGPDGLMYFNQSIYIYSHVETPWGIRRLEGGGVWQYNTKTKKLEVYAKGLINPWGLQFDKWGKSFLTDGAGREGINYAFPGATFVTAPGAERILSGLNPGQPKHSGLDIVSGAHMPEDWAGSLITNDFRANRVNRFVLEEQGSGFVSKQADDLLWTDHIGFRPVDILMGPDGAIYVADWYNPIIQHGEVDFFDSRRDQQHGRIWRITKKDSPLVKYPDLQNKTIPELLEALKSEENWERLQAKLILKNKDVQEVREAISKWLDALDPSNQEFEHHLMEGLWMHQAIGAVNVPLLEKLLTAKKPEARAAAIRVLVHWKEDIPETQSLLAKATKDSHATVRLEAVVGLQNFSTAEATIAALEALDQTMDVNLDFALWHTINTLSPVWLPKLLNDPGYFGNMDKTIFALNTVGDPKSTSLLAQMYSDNKVPEKYLELVREKLAKYGTKEDLTKIYQQAINPKSTDKESQLKDLELLYKAASERGLVPQHTSAQLRSLLSSNNEAVEIKALQLVGMWKKADLLDLILLKNQDSNEEVRQAAMEAMGKLDDADSQELLLNMAKTHKNESIRILAISQLVRTAPEKATDAAITLLSEKPSENGTRELFAAFLSSNNATTVLANSLSNTRIPTETAKTGRKTMQELLPVHRRTRAGAIQLKDALEASGGVLPPEKMPQQLSEREIYLLGIEVKTAGDPVKGEAIYRRASMMCQNCHGIGGAGGQLGPDLSSLGTSLPIDNIIKSILEPTESIKEGFELQKVTKNDGGIVMGYLINDGAREVVIRDMAGNENGIPKSQIKNVEKVPGSLMPAGITASLEKQEFINLVSYLSKLGSNGDFRVTNEKLVRRWKAAPDFKALSKIDGVSTWQNLLGKNISPMTKGLYSKVAGDLPLGDIPVITDNNGKKFSLVQFEVSILKAGEFSLKLTGVDQAKVWVSGKEISINNGTGATNLSVGKQWVNIVFDREKVASGSLKVLIEDGKANSSQSQIIVGN, via the coding sequence ATGTCGGATTTTAATCGATTGAATCATTTTACCAAGAAATCCTTAAATACCATGTTATTGGAATTAAAAATATTTACAAATTTTTTGATAAGTGTGGCTAATAAAGCTTCCCATATATCAAGATTATTAGTAGGAATAGCTTCATTTTTGATTGTACTGAGTGTCAATGGTACCATTGCCAATGCCCAAAATGCTCTTCGGGATATCCCATCTACGGACCCTCAGGTTCAAATGGACAGGTTTCAGGTAGCAGATGGCTTTGAAGTCAATTTATTTGCCAGCGACCCTATGGTGGTCAAGCCCATTCAAATGAACTGGGATGCCCAAGGTAGATTATGGGTAGTAAGCAGTACCATTTACCCTCACCTTAGACCCGGTGAGACGGCCAATGATAAAATATTGGTAATCGAAGACACCGATAGAGATGGAATAGCAGATAAATCCACTGTTTTTGCCGAAGGCCTCTTCACTCCCACCGGCCTCTTGCCTGGTGATGGAGGTGTCTATGTGGCCAATTCAACAGAAATCCTACACTTAAAAGATACAGATGGAGACGGCAAAGCAGATGAGAGGACCAAAATACTATCCGGCTTTGGAACCGGTGATACCCACCACCTCATCCACACTTTTCGTTGGGGACCTGATGGTTTGATGTATTTTAATCAGTCCATCTATATCTACAGCCATGTAGAGACTCCTTGGGGCATCCGCAGACTTGAAGGTGGTGGTGTTTGGCAATACAATACAAAAACCAAAAAATTAGAAGTATATGCCAAAGGATTGATTAACCCATGGGGCCTACAATTTGACAAATGGGGAAAAAGCTTTTTGACAGATGGTGCTGGAAGAGAAGGGATTAATTACGCCTTTCCTGGCGCTACATTTGTAACTGCCCCTGGTGCTGAACGAATTTTAAGCGGTTTGAATCCTGGTCAACCAAAGCACAGTGGTTTGGATATTGTTTCAGGCGCACATATGCCGGAAGATTGGGCAGGAAGCCTTATTACCAATGATTTTAGGGCCAACCGCGTGAATCGTTTTGTTTTGGAAGAACAAGGTAGTGGCTTTGTTTCTAAGCAGGCTGATGATTTATTATGGACAGATCATATTGGCTTCAGACCTGTTGACATCCTAATGGGACCTGATGGCGCAATCTATGTTGCTGATTGGTACAACCCTATCATTCAACACGGGGAAGTTGACTTTTTTGATTCCAGAAGAGACCAACAACATGGCCGAATCTGGAGGATAACCAAAAAGGACAGCCCTTTGGTCAAGTATCCTGATTTGCAGAATAAAACTATTCCGGAATTATTGGAAGCCTTAAAATCAGAAGAAAACTGGGAAAGATTACAGGCGAAGTTGATCCTAAAGAATAAGGACGTACAAGAAGTAAGGGAGGCAATAAGTAAATGGCTCGATGCGCTTGATCCTTCAAATCAAGAATTTGAGCACCATTTAATGGAAGGGCTTTGGATGCATCAGGCCATTGGTGCAGTGAATGTACCTTTATTGGAAAAGCTATTAACTGCTAAAAAACCGGAAGCAAGAGCTGCAGCCATAAGGGTATTGGTGCATTGGAAAGAAGACATCCCTGAAACCCAATCTTTATTGGCCAAAGCCACTAAGGATAGCCACGCAACAGTAAGGTTAGAAGCGGTTGTAGGGCTTCAGAATTTCAGCACTGCAGAAGCCACTATTGCTGCTTTGGAGGCATTGGATCAAACCATGGATGTTAACTTGGACTTTGCCTTATGGCACACCATCAACACTTTAAGCCCGGTTTGGTTACCAAAATTATTAAATGATCCTGGCTATTTCGGGAATATGGACAAAACCATATTTGCTTTAAATACCGTAGGTGACCCAAAATCCACCTCTTTGCTTGCTCAAATGTATAGCGACAATAAGGTCCCGGAAAAATACTTGGAATTGGTTCGTGAAAAATTGGCCAAATATGGCACCAAAGAAGATTTAACCAAAATCTACCAACAAGCAATCAATCCAAAATCTACCGATAAAGAAAGCCAATTGAAAGACCTGGAACTATTGTACAAAGCAGCTTCAGAAAGAGGCTTGGTGCCACAGCATACTTCTGCTCAATTGAGATCCTTGCTTTCAAGTAATAATGAAGCGGTAGAGATAAAAGCATTGCAATTGGTAGGTATGTGGAAAAAAGCCGACCTATTGGATCTTATCTTGCTAAAGAACCAAGACAGCAATGAGGAGGTAAGACAAGCCGCCATGGAAGCTATGGGTAAGCTTGATGATGCCGATAGTCAGGAACTTTTGCTCAACATGGCCAAAACGCATAAAAATGAGAGCATCCGCATCTTGGCCATTTCTCAGTTGGTGAGAACAGCTCCGGAAAAGGCTACAGATGCTGCAATTACCCTGCTTTCAGAAAAGCCTTCAGAAAATGGCACGCGAGAATTATTTGCTGCATTCCTTTCCTCCAATAATGCCACCACTGTGTTGGCCAATTCATTGTCCAATACACGCATCCCAACAGAAACGGCCAAGACAGGAAGAAAAACCATGCAAGAATTACTCCCCGTGCATAGAAGAACCAGAGCCGGAGCCATACAGCTTAAAGATGCCCTAGAAGCCTCTGGTGGAGTATTACCTCCTGAGAAAATGCCTCAACAATTAAGCGAACGAGAAATCTATCTCCTTGGAATAGAAGTGAAAACTGCGGGAGATCCGGTGAAAGGCGAAGCCATTTACAGGCGAGCCTCTATGATGTGTCAAAACTGCCATGGAATAGGTGGTGCCGGTGGTCAGTTGGGACCGGACCTAAGTTCTTTAGGCACAAGTTTACCTATAGACAATATTATCAAATCCATACTTGAGCCTACAGAATCAATCAAAGAAGGTTTTGAGTTGCAGAAAGTAACCAAAAATGATGGTGGAATTGTGATGGGTTATTTGATCAATGATGGGGCAAGAGAAGTTGTCATTCGAGACATGGCAGGTAATGAAAATGGCATTCCTAAATCACAAATTAAAAATGTGGAAAAGGTCCCCGGTTCCTTGATGCCCGCAGGAATTACTGCTAGTCTGGAAAAACAAGAATTTATTAATTTGGTCAGCTATCTTTCCAAACTGGGAAGCAATGGAGATTTCAGGGTTACCAATGAAAAACTGGTGAGACGTTGGAAGGCAGCACCTGATTTTAAGGCTTTGAGCAAAATCGATGGAGTGAGTACCTGGCAAAATCTACTTGGAAAAAACATAAGTCCGATGACAAAGGGACTGTATAGCAAAGTAGCCGGTGACTTGCCCTTGGGAGATATTCCTGTGATTACAGACAACAATGGTAAAAAATTCAGCCTTGTTCAATTTGAAGTTAGCATACTTAAGGCAGGAGAATTCAGTTTGAAATTAACCGGCGTAGATCAGGCCAAGGTCTGGGTAAGTGGTAAAGAAATCTCTATCAATAATGGTACAGGAGCTACTAATCTTAGTGTAGGCAAACAATGGGTGAATATAGTTTTTGACCGAGAAAAAGTCGCTTCAGGTTCATTAAAGGTATTGATAGAAGATGGAAAAGCCAATAGTTCACAAAGTCAAATAATTGTAGGGAATTAA